Genomic window (Culex pipiens pallens isolate TS chromosome 3, TS_CPP_V2, whole genome shotgun sequence):
ttaacttttcactttcgcttactttttcacggcgcttaagatatgaaattgcttccaactaccggcaacatgttcttttgatcattagtaaggcactcacttgaagaataatcccgaaaaatgtaataaattagcaagcgccatcaaaaaaaaacaaacgcgccaagtcgtttgacgtttcaattttcactttgcattccaatcgaaggctgaagaaaaccgagcgagagacgaaggcaaaaaagaacaaagggtggccgtcaacaccaccagcagccagcccgggagcatgttgacagctcccatacaaactgagcgtacctctttttgtgggcccagtgggcctaagatggcggcctttgatATTATCtagacaaatttttgaaaatggcgaatagttttaataaaaaatatttttgccttgtttcggtttaaaacgacaaaataagcagtttggaatcatttttgtaaaaaacttgtttagagatacgccacgtccaaatattagtctagaacagttgaaaggagcgtgccgcgaaagccgtcacgaaaaaaaagtttcccatgaaaattttgagttgcgtaatTAATGGGCGGATCCGACGAGGCCAActggccatctgtcggtgaatacgcgcaactcacgaaaactgtcagctTAGGGTCCGGCtgccagcagcacagccagcgatgccaggaaactttccctataatgccacttttcgtgagtgttcgtttgaactgtcagcacaaatggcaacactcgacagagtgttggaagaaaaaagaactaagccgatattagaaaaatgggcgtggtccaatgcattcgcctcgattagaatacccttgggaattttttttgttaaatgcttggtaaagaaatagaataacttttagtgaaagtgtaAATATactgaaatgttcacaaaaacttgctctactcgttggtgtacttggttttagtaaaaatcaagggagactctagattatccagcatcattcaaacacgaccgcttattaggattaaaatgggtagatttcccctatttgAAGAAGTTAGGATTTCTAAAagtcgaaaataaaaacaccttTTTGCCTTCTTCATCAAATTGTCTATTTTTATCTgcgattttttgctgctgctgctgctgctatgtttgttgttcttgttgtagATATCTTGTGTGTAAGAGTTACTGGTTACTCTATGCCGAATTTAGTAGTGAGAAAGTGCAACAATCTTTTattctgtttttgtttattttttataatttgttacTGCATTAAGATTACGGAATTTAGTCTTCTTGCTACATTCTGCTCTCGCCTAACTTTGATGTTTCCCGCTAAAACAGTCGCTTTCTCTGTCTTCTGCATCCGGCCGCGCGCGCGCTCGCTCGCTCTATCACTTCTCGCATTCATTccgtttaattattttgttttttcctAATAGTACAGGTTCAGGTGTATCACCACGCCGTTACCACACAGCAGTTGTGTGTTCACAGTAAGTTTCAGTACTCAGTTCAGTGCGGTTTACATACACCTCCCGTACGCGAGTACGCGCGAGAAGTGATTCGTGTGGGGTCGCGCACAGACAACATAGCCTCTCCATTTCCGATATCCGCGTGCTTTTTTCGCCTAACGAATGGAGAAGGCGCTAAATTCTTGAAGGAGGTTCCCTACAATTTAAACACACAGACAGGGTTTGACTGTTTGCTAAACGAGCTCCGCACAAGTTCCCGGTTGCCACGAATTTTCTGAGTGCAACCGGCGACTTGTTTCTCCTCTGGCTAAAATGTAATATTCTGCTGTTGATGTAATCTTCAtttgcttttgttttgtttttaatttaaagtgtTAATTTATTGTGGGCGTTTTTATAtcagtgtgggtgtgtgtgtgtgtactagGTATAAGATGCTGGTTTGTTGTATGTTCTTTTCTTTATATGCGCGAGCCTCCCTTCCAGACCAAGTGCTGATGGAAAGAGTCCCGCTTCCAGCAGCCCGTGCCCGTTCGGTACAACAACACCTTACTCGTTCCACCAGTcgtggccgccgccgccgccaccaccgccTCCACTGTTGTTGTTGTAACTGCCTCCGTACCCGCCGGAGCTGCCACCGCCGTTACGGTAGTAACCGCCGTCGTCGCGGGATCCGCCTCCTCCTGTTTGGGTGGGATTGAAAACGAGAGCTTATTAGATAAATTTGGACGAGGTGATTTCAGCTCGTAACCGTACCGTAGCTTCCGCCTCCGCCTCCGTAGCTGCTTCGGCCagcgccgccgccaccgccaccACCGCCTCCCGAGCGTTGATCGCGGGTGTTGTTGTTGCGGTTGCCGCCCTGCGTACGGTAATCCCTGGAGCCGAAGGATGAGCTTTGGCCGCCGTAACGCTGGTTACgtccaccgccgccgccgcgtcCGCGACTGCCCCAGCCCCGATCGGTGGTCATGTCCTCCAGGAAGCCGGGAATTTCCTGTTGGGTTTCCGTCAGCAGCCGAACCAGCCCGGTGGCGACGTTACGGTTCTTGTCGTTGAAGAAGCTCGTGGCCGTGCCGAGATTGCCCATACGGCCGGTACGACCGATACGGTGCACGTACTCCTCGACCTCCGCCGGCAGATCAAAGTTGATGACGTGTTTGACGTTCGGGATGTCGAGGCCACGAGCGGCCACGGCCGTCGCAACCAGAACCGGGCAACGTCCCGAGCGGAAAAACTTGAGTGCCTCTTCACGCTCCTTCTGGGTACGGTCGCCGTGGATGCTGGTGACCGGATGGTTGTAGTTGTACAGGAAATCCTCGAGCGCGTCGGCGGATTTTTTAGTTTCAACAAAGATCAGCGTGAGACAGTCCTTCTCGTCACCATCGTTCTGGTCCTTGATGTTGGACAGCAGATCCAGCAGATGGGAACGCTTGTCGTTTTCCTCGACCCAGAAGATCGACTGCGTAATGTTGACGGAGGTGGAACCGACGCGACCAACGGCCAAGAAGATGTAATTGTGAAGGAAATCACTCGCCAGCTCCTGGATAGCCTTCGGGAAGGTAGCGGAGAACATGAGCGTCTGGCGCTCGCCCGTCTGCGGCATCTTGCTTTCCTCGACGATACGACGAATCTGGGGCTCGAATCCCATGTCCAGCATACGATCGGCCTCGTCCAGCACGAGGAAACGAATGTTGTCCAGGCCCACCTTGCCGCGCATAATCATGTCCTCCAGGCGACCCGGGGTGGCCACAACCAGGTGGCAACCACGGTCCAACTCGCGCATCTGCTCCTGGGTGTTGTTACCGCCGTACAGAACGCACGGACGCATACGAGAGCGATAGCAGAACTTCTTCGACTCTTCGAAGATTTGCGTGGCCAACTCACGGGTCGGGGCCAACACCAGTCCCAGCGGGTACTGCTTGCGACGGTTGAACGGACGATTCTGGGGCGGTGGAGTGACGCCGTGCTTGTACATTTGATTCAAGATCGGAACCAGGAACGCGGCCGTCTTGCCGGAACCCGTCTGGGCGCAGGCCATCACGTCGCGTCCGCTCATGACGATCGGAATGGCGTACTTCTGGACCGGCGTCGGAACGTCGTAGTTCGCCAGCTTTATATTGTTCTCGATGATCTCTGTCAGCTCAATGTCATCGAAGGTGTTGATGTGGGGCGGAACGTTGTCGCCCGTCGCCTCCACGGGAATATCTTCGTACTTGCTGAAATTGATACCGGTATTACCGTGTTGGAACAGCTCGCCTTCCAGACGCTCGTCGCGCTCGGtaagctgcgtaaaatcaacGTCCGCTCCTCGTCCGCCGCGGTCGTTCCAGCGTCCACCCATTCCGCGGTCGTCGCGGCCTCGGCCTCCGtatccaccgccgccgccgcctccATTGGCCGGGGGGGGCTCCTGCCAGCGGTCATTCTGCGGCTGACGGTTATCACGAAAATCTCTGGGACCGCCCCGAGGACCGTTGTTCCAGTTACCACCACCTCGTGgttgctgctggtgctgctgcggaACACCATCGTTAAACTGATCGTCACCAGGCTCGCCGACGGGAAGGCCGGCGCCATTTTCCACAAACTCCTGGGGAGGCAATTGATCCTGCAAGAGATTCAGCATCAGTTTTCTACACACTTATCACAACTCTCCTCTGCAACCCTTACCTGGGGAGGCAGCTCCTGGTgcagatgctgctgctgctgctgctgatccgGGTGTCCAcccccgccgccgccgccgccgccgcgatTGTTGTAGCCGCCTCCTCGGTTGTAGTTATCCTTGCGATCGTTGAACCGGCCACCGCCGCCTCCGCGCCGATTATTGTAGTAATCTCCACGATCCCCACCACGGTCCGAGTAGCGTCCTCCGCCGCCGCCTCCGCCGGAATGTCCACCAGAGTAATCGCCGCCACGATGTTGGTCGTTCTCGGGaccaccaccaccgccgccaCGGCCACTTCTCAGCTGGGGCGGAACGTAACGGCCACCGGACGTATTCTTCAAGTTGGCAGAATCTTGCGCGCTCagctgctgatgctgctgctgctgctgcaagtcCAGACCAGCAAACTGCGAAAAGGAACACAAAGAGgaacaaaacttgaaaaatctaGTCACGAGTACGACCTTAACATTCTGCAAAGCAAAACAAGAAGGTCAACGTACTCTGCCAAGGGGGAGGGGACTCCACCACGCGAAAAGAAAAGGGGCTTTATTCGGGGTTGTTGTTTGACGAAACGGGCGATTCAATTCAAATTATGCTTTAAACTAGTGCAGATAGAGGGACGCTCAAGTGTGCACTCAACACAACGCAATCACCAATACGCGAACAAGCTGtgtgttgagttgagttgagctgACTAAGCTAGAGCGCTTGTTTTACAAACCAGCGATGATGACGAATTACTGCTGACTCGGCTGGCCGCCAGAGCTTTATTACGACTCACTTGAATTACTAGCTGCTGCCTTGATTCGTCATTTGGAAGGTTAAACGAGGCGCAAAGTAATGATGTGTTGCAGGGCTTGTTCTTTTTATGATAACGAGTCGGACTTAAGCTGGTGACGACTTTTCCAAACTTTCCATCACCTTCTTAGCAAATGTTGGGAAAGCTCAGATAAAAGTAAACTTCGTGAAGAAAATGGGTGATTTGCGTGAGCGCTGCCAATCGTCGTCGTCATTATCATTTCGTGCAATTTGCAGCTCGCTCCAGAAAAGAGGGGCGGCGATCGAGTCGCATTTAATTGCGTGGCTCGTTGTGTAGGTAAATTGGACTCAATGAGGAAAAACAGAAAGACGTGGTGGAAACTTTCCCCATCATTTTCTTTGTGTGCTTCATCTTCGCGCTGATGCACTTTTTCCTATTTGGATTGGTTTATTTGTACCGGCTGAAGTGGTGTGCGCTTGTTATTATTGTGGCTTGCATAGACAGCAGACGCACCGGAAGTAAAGCAATTGCCAGGCTCGAATTTTGGTTTAGTTCGTGTATATGGTCTTCACCGCATTGATGACTCATTTCAGGCCACCAAGAAAacgcttccctaacacggacgtcAATTTCAAGTACCTAAAATGTTATCCATTTTGCATTAACTTTCGATTGTAACAATACCATTGTTGCATATAATCTATTCCACAATATTAATAATGTGTTTCATAgtcattcaaaaaatcatggacgatcggtATTCGACGCCAATATCCGAATTGTAGGGGTCAATTTaccgtagagcacgcgtgacgtccgtgagTGGTAAAAAagagctcaattttgtggtagggggtttttCAGAGCCCATATTATGGATGTAAGCTCttttgggcgcatttgaaaggggatgtgctgaacctgaaccagtttcatacctaatttgaatttatccattttttaagggGACTCGGAGTATGTTTTCACCTGATCgtggttttcaaataaaaattcggttgaaaattgaaatcgtttattaatccgaaaaattacatttttcgaaccctacattaggatgtaacaaaaatgactttttggcgggcattcaggggtttgttccggtgggcatactgagcctaaatcccaaatatgagcttgattgggcgtaacaggagctggcgctccgcccttcaattttaaatgggatttaacccgtaaaaaaatattttttcaaaaatgtcactttttgaggcattttggccaccaatgcgtttaccaaaaacatcactggcgtgttggccaaatccttgcgcatcttttggtatatataatattgaagtttggagcatcctggagctcggtacagaccttcaaagtttggcattttttcgaaaaatcggtcccagcaaaatcaaatggcgtctcgggcgtcgcgaggtgcgacgcatatcttttttgccggggccgatttttcgaaaaaatgccaaactttgaagcaggcctgcaaaatgtttccaacccagcgtacacatgaagcaaaccaaaatgtcagttcactgctagcatgtgactgtaagcctactgtgtccgttcaaccactgccgcctgactcgtgccggtcggctgctggagaatgagagacgtgaaaaaatgggcaacactcactcaattcgtgtcgtatgactgactcgtaaaatcctatttaaacactattttgactatttttaaacaattgaatggttctagactgcgcaaaacacttaaaacaaccataacttatattcaaaattacatttccacgcataaataccaactttttgtgtaaaaacttgtttttatgtgtgtgcgtgcaacgtcgaatgagcgttggtcgactactgcctcgcattgcagctgctcagtgagctagggcactcacgactgagtcgggtttgtttatgtcacggttttgcggttcagtgaatggatctgaaaaaatcgtgtatgcgtcaccgattttcgcgtcaggacccctgacattttcagctctgctttgaaggtctgtaccgagctccaggatgctctaaacttcaatgttatatataccaaaagatgcgcaaggatttggccaacacgccagtgatgtttttggtaaacgcattggtggccaaaatgcctcaaaaagtgacatttttgaaaaaatatttttttacgggttaaatcccatttaaaattgaagggcggagcgccagctcctgttacgttcaatcaagctcatatttgggatttaggctcaatatgcccaccggaacaaacccctgaatgcccgccaaaaagtcatatttgttacatcctaccctacatcctcccaaattttcatccatgtcggtaatgtggttcttgattaaCAACTGTTGGACTAATTTACTGTGAGAggaaaaaaccctaaaaaaggtaaaagccaatttttcaCCAAATTCCAAAACTGTTTCTTTggcatttcatcaatttttttttctccacatcataatctagaccataatcgaggttctgaaacaaatttgacctcattcggatttaccgttaaaattttagaaaatttgcatttttgcctttcttactaaagaaaggtatagggagttgctttggagaatttgaacggttcgcgtcgcggtcaacacgcaggattttcgttgccgtttccgtctttgtttcccccccgattgtgtgtgtatttcgacccgggtgatttcgggatgtttgacagttgctttggagaatttgaacggttcgcgtcgcggtcaacaagccggattttcgttgccgtttccgtctctgcCGTGCTCTGCTctcagccggctgtctaagattgaatcatttatgct
Coding sequences:
- the LOC120417502 gene encoding ATP-dependent RNA helicase bel: MSNAINQNGTGLEQQFAGLDLQQQQQHQQLSAQDSANLKNTSGGRYVPPQLRSGRGGGGGGPENDQHRGGDYSGGHSGGGGGGGRYSDRGGDRGDYYNNRRGGGGGRFNDRKDNYNRGGGYNNRGGGGGGGGGHPDQQQQQQHLHQELPPQDQLPPQEFVENGAGLPVGEPGDDQFNDGVPQQHQQQPRGGGNWNNGPRGGPRDFRDNRQPQNDRWQEPPPANGGGGGGGYGGRGRDDRGMGGRWNDRGGRGADVDFTQLTERDERLEGELFQHGNTGINFSKYEDIPVEATGDNVPPHINTFDDIELTEIIENNIKLANYDVPTPVQKYAIPIVMSGRDVMACAQTGSGKTAAFLVPILNQMYKHGVTPPPQNRPFNRRKQYPLGLVLAPTRELATQIFEESKKFCYRSRMRPCVLYGGNNTQEQMRELDRGCHLVVATPGRLEDMIMRGKVGLDNIRFLVLDEADRMLDMGFEPQIRRIVEESKMPQTGERQTLMFSATFPKAIQELASDFLHNYIFLAVGRVGSTSVNITQSIFWVEENDKRSHLLDLLSNIKDQNDGDEKDCLTLIFVETKKSADALEDFLYNYNHPVTSIHGDRTQKEREEALKFFRSGRCPVLVATAVAARGLDIPNVKHVINFDLPAEVEEYVHRIGRTGRMGNLGTATSFFNDKNRNVATGLVRLLTETQQEIPGFLEDMTTDRGWGSRGRGGGGGRNQRYGGQSSSFGSRDYRTQGGNRNNNTRDQRSGGGGGGGGGAGRSSYGGGGGSYGGGGSRDDGGYYRNGGGSSGGYGGSYNNNSGGGGGGGGGHDWWNE